A part of Cotesia glomerata isolate CgM1 linkage group LG4, MPM_Cglom_v2.3, whole genome shotgun sequence genomic DNA contains:
- the LOC123263663 gene encoding uncharacterized protein LOC123263663 encodes MCKLFLISLILTSSLSLSFSTNNSNCEEKKDLYELKLSAFDPDVSKFVQDGWEKLVAERKTRGATNKGGYSIDCARVQVADTERRYTILVNYETDLFGKMLSCIIFVMTTQTEPLRIICNLENIADDYHPAERELRNLFNFFYNSKLYCS; translated from the exons atgtgtaaattatttttaatatcgttAATTTTAACATCAAGCCTGTCTTTGtctttttcaacaaataattctaattgtgaagaaaaaaaagatttatacGAATTAAAATTGAGTGCATTTGATCCAGATGTGAGTAAATTCGTGCAAGATGGCTGGGAAAAATTAGTCGCTGAAAGAAAAACCAGAGGAGCAACCAATAAAGGCGGATATTCTATCGATTGCGCAAGAGTTCAAGTTGCAGACACTGAAAGAAGATACACTATACTTGTTAACTATGAAACTGATTTGTTCGGAAAAATGTTAAGTTGTATAATATTTGTTATGACGACTCAAACGGAACCTTTGCGTATAATTTGTAACCTAGAAAATATTGCA GACGATTACCACCCGGCAGAACGCGAGCTACGTAATCTGTTTAACTTCTTCTACAACAGCAAGCTGTACTGTTCTTGA
- the LOC123263664 gene encoding uncharacterized protein LOC123263664: MCKLFLISLILTSSLSLSFSINNSNLEENEDLYELNLIGNESDVVTFVKDGWTKLPTRGIPTEGVLVKSGYVKCAKVKIADTERRYTIVARYSTIKPNQVFHCTISVMTTQTEPLDINCLVGTFAASVDPPDYEDGNDAFSAVFTC, encoded by the exons atgtgtaaattatttttaatatcgttAATTTTAACATCAAGCCTGTCTTTgtctttttcaattaataattctaatcTTGAAGAAAACGAAGATTTATacgaattaaatttaattggaaaCGAATCAGATGTTGTTACATTCGTAAAAGATGGCTGGACAAAATTACCCACTAGAGGAATACCCACCGAAGGAGTGCTGGTCAAAAGCGGATATGTAAAGTGCGCAAAAGTCAAAATTGCAGACACTGAAAGAAGATACACTATAGTTGCTAGATATTCTACTATTAAGCCCAATCAAGTGTTTCATTGTACAATATCTGTTATGACGACTCAAACGGAGCCTTTGGATATAAATTGCCTCGTAGGAACCTTTGCA GCCTCTGTAGATCCGCCAGACTACGAGGATGGTAATGATGCTTTCTCAGCCGTCTTTACCTGCTAG
- the LOC123263655 gene encoding serine proteinase stubble, which produces MRWIGYVATILWWSSVVTCLSTLNRGHSYKITPKPCLVAGKIQGTCMFVWECIKSQGTHLGVCVDTFMFGSCCVHNNQTNPSSTTPSSTSTSALTITTRRPSNRPKRPSEFQFPARLPDDGKNQMVEEDPTRQPFSQTSQPDPDPEENLINERDQITSASGDSIRTEKPWTNPTFPKTGSFGYDRPNFVSKPEAKPVKIWTTTPSTETVHWTITTEPAFITKNKPTSRPSIWSSSWTTTGHRPWPSDSDRVADDEDQNLPLTDPPPTYHKPMSHPPSSSSSSISSSQSHYITTADKPTRRKTPPPRIATTLTSTLPSSTTAPSTTSTSSTSTPPSTTRKYQGSVPTVSAAESRHGQCGVPPLFPRPETRIVGGKDAHFGRWPWQVSVRRTSFFGFSSTHRCGGAVLNENWIATAGHCVDDLLTSQIRIRVGDYDFSSVQERLPYVERGIAKKVVHPKYNFFTYEYDLALVRLETSLVFAPHISPICLPATDDLLVGENATVTGWGRLSEGGTLPSVLQEVSVPIVSNDKCKSMFLRAGRHEFIPDIFLCAGYENGGQDSCQGDSGGPLQVRGKDGRYFLAGIISWGIGCAEANLPGVCTRISKFVPWILKNVT; this is translated from the exons ATGCGGTGGATAGGTTACGTGGCCACGATTCTCTGGTGGTCGAGCGTCGTTACCTGTCTAAGCACCTTGAACCGAGGTCACAGCTACAAAATAACTCCAAAGCCGTGTTTAGTGGCTGGAAAAATTCAGGGGACCTGTATGTTTGTATGGGAGTGCATAAAGTCTCAGGGTACTCACCTGGGGGTCTGCGTCGACACCTTCATGTTCGGGAGCTGCTGTGTCCATAACAACCAAACAAACCCTTCTTCCACCACTCCATCTTCAACTTCAACTTCAGCCTTGACAATTACCACCAGACGGCCTAGTAACAGGCCAAAAAGGCCCTCGGAGTTCCAGTTCCCCGCGAGGCTTCCCGATGACGGCAAGAACCAGATGGTCGAGGAAGACCCAACGAGGCAGCCGTTTTCCCAGACTAGCCAACCGGATCCGGATCCAGAAGAGAATCTTATTAAT gagAGAGATCAGATTACTTCCGCTTCTGGGGACTCTATTCGCACTGAAAAGCCTTGGACCAACCCTACCTTCCCTAAAACTGGGAGTTTTGGGTATGATAGGCCTAATTTTGTCTCCAAACCGGAAGCTAAGCCAGTCAAAATTTGGACGACGACTCCTAG CACGGAAACAGTCCATTGGACAATAACAACAGAGCCAGcgtttataacaaaaaataaaccaaCAAGCCGGCCATCAATATGGTCATCATCATGGACGACAACGGGGCATCGACCTTGGCCGAGTGACAGCGACCGGGTTGCTGATGATGAAGACCAAAATCTTCCCTTGACGGATCCGCCGCCCACATAT CACAAGCCAATGTCGCATCcgccatcatcatcatcatcatcgatATCTTCTTCCCAGAGCCATTACATCACAACAGCGGACAAACCGACCCGCAGAAAAACCCCTCCTCCCAGAATAGCGACTACTTTGACTTCCACGCTGCCTTCCTCGACCACAGCGCCATCTACCACTTCAACTTCTTCAACTTCAACTCCGCCTTCTACGACCAGGAAGTACCAGGGCTCAGTTCCGACAGTTTCCGCTGCGGAAAGCCGGCACGGCCAGTGTGGCGTGCCTCCTCTTTTTCCCCGCCCCGAGACTCGGATTGTCGGTGGCAAGGATGCACATTTTGGGAGGTGGCCTTGGCAGGTCAGTGTCAGGAGGACCTCGTTTTTCGGGTTTTCGAGCACTCATCGCTGCGGGGGCGCTGTTTTGAACGAAAACTGGATCGCTACTGCTGGACACTGTGTTGACGA CCTGCTGACCTCACAAATCAGGATCCGCGTGGGCGACTACGACTTCTCGAGCGTCCAGGAGCGACTTCCTTACGTTGAACGCGGAATCGCCAAGAAGGTAGTGCATCCGAAGTACAACTTTTTCACATACGAGTACGATTTGGCGCTAGTGAGGCTAGAGACCTCATTAGTCTTCGCTCCTCATATATCTCCGATATGTCTTCCGGCGACTGACGACCTTTTGGTGGGAGAAAACGCAACCGTTACCGGCTGGGGGCGTCTTTCTGAAGGAGGTACTCTACCATCGGTATTGCAGGAAGTCTCAGTACCGATTGTCAGTAATGATAAGTGCAAGAGCATGTTTTTAAGGGCTGGGAGGCATGAATTTATTCCGGATATTTTTCTTTGCGCTGGATATGAAAATGGCGGACAAGATTCTTGCCAG ggtGATTCTGGGGGACCACTCCAAGTCCGAGGTAAAGACGGCCGATATTTCCTGGCCGGAATAATATCCTGGGGAATCGGCTGCGCCGAAGCAAATCTCCCGGGTGTTTGCACTAGAATATCAAAGTTCGTCCCTTGGATACTTAAAAATgtcacataa